Part of the Candidatus Binatus sp. genome is shown below.
TCAACGATATGTGGGCAACGAATTTCCCGGTTTACGAATCGCTCAAAGCCGACTCGCCTCACGCAAGCAGCGGCGGATGCATCTTCTACAACCGGCAGTTCCTCGACAGCCTGCTGCAACGGTGGATGAAAGTCGATGACCCCGATGCCGTTCGCCCGATGCTGTACGCGATCTTCGCGCACGAGATCGGCCATCTCGCGCACGGCGACTTCGATCCCGGCAGTGACAAAGTCCCGGTTAGGAACAAGGAACTCGCGGCGGATCAGTTCGCCGGTTACTCGCTCGAGCGGATGGGGATTCGGCGCCTCGATCCGGTCGAAGTGACGCGCTACTACCAGCTCACGGGTGACGACTTCGTCGGCGCCGCGTCGGGGCATGGCAGCGGCGGCGAGCGCACGACGGCGTTTCAGGACGGATGGCATCGCGCCGAAATCGGACTGCCCGAACAAGGCACGCAGCCCGCGGGCGGACTGGGTGAACCGTGAGCGCCTCGACCGTTTCGAATCGATTGCAGACCGCGCAGCACGCGACTGGCGGCGAATCCGGCGCGATCGACGCGCGCGCTCTCGGCTTTCGCTACGGCGATCGCGAGGCGCTCGGCGACGTGACTTTTTCGATCGCACGCGGCGAGGTATTTGGCTTCCTGGGACCCAACGGCGGTGGCAAGACCACCCTGTTCAAGTTGCTCTCGACGCTGGTGCCGATTCAATCAGGAAGCGCGCAAATGTTCGGTCACGACCTGGCGGGCGAAACCACCGCCGTGCGGCGACGGCTCGGCGTCGTGTTTCAGCATCCGAGTCTCGATGGCAAGCTGACGGCCGGCGAAAATCTCGCGGCTCACGGTCATCTATATGGAATCACCGGCCGGCGGCTGCGCGAGCGGATTGCGGCGATGCTCGAGCTCCTCAGATTGTCGGCGCGCGAACGCGACCGGGTAGAGACGTTGTCAGGTGGACTGCAGCGCCGGGTCGAGCTCGCCAAGGCTCTGCTCCACGAGCCGGAACTGCTGCTGCTCGACGAGCCCAGCACGGGCCTGGATCCGGCGGCGCGCCACGAGTTTTCGAATTACCTCGAGCATCTGCGCGAGCACGCGGGCGTGACCGTCGTGCTGACGACGCATTACATGGAAGAGGCGGAGCGATGCGATCGCATCGGGATGCTGCATCAAGGCAAGCTGGTCGCAATCGCGCCGCCGGGCGACCTCAAGTCCGAGGTCGGCGGTGACGTAATCGTGATCCGGGCGCAAGCGCCTGAACTCATGCAGCGGAAAATCCTCCAGCGCTTCAAGCTCGCGAGCCAACTCGTGGACGGCGCGATCCGTATCGAACGAATCCGCGGGCACGAATTGCTTCGCGAGCTGATCGACGCATTCGGCGACGAGATCGAATCGGTCTCATTGGGCAAGCCGACTCTCGAAGACGTATTCGTGCACCTGACCGGGCGCCAGTTCTTCGCCGATATGGCGCAGACGGAATAGACGGAGATGCGCGAAATTTTTCTTCAGGCCGCAACCCTCTGGCAGCGCGAGATCGTGCGCTTCATCCGCCAACCGATCCGCGTGATGAGCGCGATTGCGACGCCGCTGGTTTTCTGGCTGCTGCTCGGCGCCGGCCTGCAAGCGTCATTCAAGCCGAGCGGGATGCCGGCCGGCATCGGCTACGCGCAATACTTTTATCCCGGCGTGATCGTGCTGATGCTGCTGTTCACGGCGATCTTCGCGACCGCCTCGACCGTGGACGATCGGCACCAGGGTTTTCTGCAGGGCGTGCTGGTCGCGCCGATCTCACGCGCGACGATCGTGCTCGGCCAGGCGCTTGGCTGCACCACGCTGTCGCTGATGCAGGGAGCCATCTTTCTCGCGATGGCGCCGCTGGCGGGAATCCGCCTCAGCCTCGAAGCGATCGCGGTGTCGCTCGCGATGATGGCGCTGATCGCGTTCGCGATGACGAGCATCGGGCTGGCGATGGCGTGGCGGACGGAATCCACTCAGGGCTTCCACGCGTTCATGAACCTGCTGCTGCTCCCCATCTGGATGCTGTCGGGCGCGGTCTTTCCGGTGGCGGGCGCGCCGGCATGGTTTCAGTGGACGACGCGGTTGAATCCCCTGACCTACGCGGTGGACGCGCTGCGGCGCGGACTGTATCTCGCGGAGCCGGCCTCGAGCGGCGCGACGATGCCGATGGGATCGTCGGTGGCGATTGCGGTCGCGTTTGCCGCGTTCGCCTTTATCCTGGCGACGCGGGTCGCCCGCAACGCCTCGACGATTTAAGCGGCGATTCAGCGCGGCGGCATGCGCAGTGCGCCGTCGAGGCGAATCGTCTCGCCGTTGAGCATCACGTTCTCGACGATGTGGCGCGCGAGCGCCGCGTATTCAGACGGCTTGCCCAGCCGCTGCGGAAACGGAATCTGCGCGGCCAGCGCTTTGCGGTTCGCCTCGGGCAAACCCGCCAGCATCGGAGTCTCGAAAGTTCCCGGCGCGATCGTGCAGACGCGGATGCCGAGCGACGCCAGGTCGCGCGCTATCGGCAACGTCATCGCAACCACCCCGCCCTTCGACGCCGAATAAGCCACCTGCCCGATCTGTCCGTCAAACGCGGCCACCGACGCGGTGTTGACGATCACGCCGCGCTCGCCGTCGGCGCCGGGCTGATTTTTTGCCATCTGCGCCGCGGCCAGCCGCGTGACGTTGAAGGTGCCGATAAGATTCACCGCGATCACTTTGCTGAACAGGTCCAACGAATGCGGGCCTTCCTTGGTGACCGTGC
Proteins encoded:
- a CDS encoding ATP-binding cassette domain-containing protein, giving the protein MSASTVSNRLQTAQHATGGESGAIDARALGFRYGDREALGDVTFSIARGEVFGFLGPNGGGKTTLFKLLSTLVPIQSGSAQMFGHDLAGETTAVRRRLGVVFQHPSLDGKLTAGENLAAHGHLYGITGRRLRERIAAMLELLRLSARERDRVETLSGGLQRRVELAKALLHEPELLLLDEPSTGLDPAARHEFSNYLEHLREHAGVTVVLTTHYMEEAERCDRIGMLHQGKLVAIAPPGDLKSEVGGDVIVIRAQAPELMQRKILQRFKLASQLVDGAIRIERIRGHELLRELIDAFGDEIESVSLGKPTLEDVFVHLTGRQFFADMAQTE
- a CDS encoding ABC transporter permease, with amino-acid sequence MREIFLQAATLWQREIVRFIRQPIRVMSAIATPLVFWLLLGAGLQASFKPSGMPAGIGYAQYFYPGVIVLMLLFTAIFATASTVDDRHQGFLQGVLVAPISRATIVLGQALGCTTLSLMQGAIFLAMAPLAGIRLSLEAIAVSLAMMALIAFAMTSIGLAMAWRTESTQGFHAFMNLLLLPIWMLSGAVFPVAGAPAWFQWTTRLNPLTYAVDALRRGLYLAEPASSGATMPMGSSVAIAVAFAAFAFILATRVARNASTI
- a CDS encoding 3-hydroxyacyl-CoA dehydrogenase, translated to MNLKNTVALVTGGGSGLGEATVREFASAGAKVAILDLPSSPGAKVAESLGANAIFVQADVGSADQVTDAIAKTVAKFGLINVAINCAGIGRAMRTVTKEGPHSLDLFSKVIAVNLIGTFNVTRLAAAQMAKNQPGADGERGVIVNTASVAAFDGQIGQVAYSASKGGVVAMTLPIARDLASLGIRVCTIAPGTFETPMLAGLPEANRKALAAQIPFPQRLGKPSEYAALARHIVENVMLNGETIRLDGALRMPPR